One part of the Thermococcus litoralis DSM 5473 genome encodes these proteins:
- a CDS encoding HAD-IA family hydrolase, producing the protein MDIQLVVFDLDGTLVGAPMDFAEVKERLRERLEKEGISKELIGDLTPMYETLLKISQITGMDFEYLHSFLVELEVERAKDSYLFEGSRELLELLKENGIKIALMTRSSRKATEYVLKKHDIEEFFDLVVTRDDVPPEDVKPNPGHLKTILEHFNVPPTKVVVVGDHGYDLLPAKELRCLSVLITSNESGRMSFKIEEDANFEVMNVKEAIELFKRLLKTYVVVPAYNEEKTIGNVLRDLLQYFRGEEIVVVNDGSRDRTRELAQEKGVVVLTHLVNRGLGGALGTGIRYALLKGAELILTFDADGQHLVDDALRVMKPVAEGKADFAVGSRLKGDVSEMPFVKRFGNFVLDFITAVFAKKYVSDSQSGLRCLNRECASKIKITCDRYAVSSEIIIEASKNGCRIVEVPIKAVYTEYSKKKGTNILEGVKIAFNLLLDRMR; encoded by the coding sequence ATGGACATCCAGCTAGTTGTCTTCGATCTCGATGGAACCCTTGTGGGTGCGCCAATGGACTTTGCAGAAGTAAAGGAGAGATTAAGAGAGAGGCTTGAGAAGGAGGGAATATCAAAGGAGCTCATCGGTGATTTGACGCCTATGTATGAAACTCTGCTCAAGATATCCCAAATTACGGGTATGGATTTTGAATATCTGCATTCATTCCTCGTTGAACTGGAAGTAGAAAGGGCTAAGGACAGCTATTTGTTCGAAGGTTCCAGAGAGTTGCTAGAGCTTTTAAAAGAAAATGGGATAAAAATTGCCCTGATGACTAGGAGCTCTAGAAAGGCCACAGAATATGTGCTAAAAAAACATGATATTGAGGAATTTTTTGACCTTGTAGTTACCAGGGATGATGTACCTCCAGAAGACGTTAAGCCAAATCCCGGCCATTTAAAGACAATACTAGAGCATTTTAATGTTCCACCAACAAAAGTAGTTGTAGTGGGAGATCATGGATATGACCTGCTCCCGGCAAAAGAACTAAGGTGTCTGAGTGTACTTATAACCTCCAACGAAAGCGGAAGAATGAGCTTTAAAATCGAAGAAGATGCAAACTTTGAAGTAATGAACGTCAAAGAGGCGATTGAACTCTTCAAGCGATTGCTCAAGACATACGTTGTTGTACCGGCGTACAATGAAGAGAAAACAATAGGTAACGTCCTGCGGGATTTGCTCCAGTATTTCAGAGGAGAAGAGATTGTGGTCGTAAATGACGGGAGCAGAGACAGAACTAGAGAATTGGCTCAAGAAAAAGGCGTGGTAGTGTTAACGCACCTCGTAAACAGAGGGCTTGGGGGAGCATTGGGGACAGGGATAAGGTATGCCCTCCTTAAAGGAGCTGAATTGATACTAACCTTCGATGCAGATGGCCAGCATTTAGTTGATGATGCCCTAAGAGTAATGAAGCCAGTTGCAGAAGGGAAGGCAGATTTTGCCGTGGGCTCGAGGTTGAAAGGGGACGTAAGTGAAATGCCTTTTGTAAAACGCTTTGGAAATTTTGTTCTTGACTTTATAACGGCAGTGTTTGCTAAAAAATACGTTTCCGATTCCCAAAGCGGATTGCGATGCTTGAATAGAGAATGTGCATCCAAAATAAAAATCACATGCGATAGATACGCTGTTTCAAGTGAAATAATAATCGAAGCCTCAAAGAACGGATGCAGAATAGTTGAAGTACCCATAAAAGCGGTTTATACCGAATATTCCAAAAAGAAAGGGACCAATATTTTAGAGGGCGTAAAAATAGCTTTTAACTTGCTGTTAGATAGGATGAGGTGA
- a CDS encoding MraY family glycosyltransferase, producing the protein MITPVVGFILSLLFTPYIGSLMRKAGIVGRDIHKLGKPEVPEMGGIVLLLVLPLSLVSLLNETLAKALLIFLLFGIIGIIDDITQLRQSHKVLLSLLVSSIVISISINTDLDILVASFELGLLYYLFAVLFITGSANLVNLLAGFNGLEVGTSAIALFFLGLITSGNAQILALTGSAVAFGFLWWNRYPARIFPGDTGTLSLGALIGLVGILGKVEVFAAFLLLPHFVDFLLKSKIRFKGRPLGRTEVLEDGTLKAPPYLSFLGLLMRIKKVKEPQLVAMVWGIETVLGIIVLLLHQLL; encoded by the coding sequence ATGATAACGCCTGTTGTGGGTTTTATTCTTTCCCTTCTTTTTACCCCCTACATCGGTTCGTTAATGAGAAAAGCCGGCATAGTTGGAAGAGATATTCATAAGCTAGGTAAACCCGAGGTTCCAGAAATGGGAGGCATTGTTCTTTTACTCGTATTGCCTCTAAGTCTTGTGTCTCTTCTAAATGAAACTCTCGCAAAGGCTCTTCTGATATTTCTTCTCTTTGGGATTATAGGTATAATAGATGACATAACTCAGCTTAGACAGTCTCATAAAGTTCTGTTATCTTTGCTGGTCTCCTCAATAGTAATCTCGATATCCATAAATACTGATCTGGATATTCTGGTGGCTTCCTTTGAACTGGGCTTACTCTACTATCTCTTTGCAGTACTCTTCATAACTGGTTCTGCAAATCTGGTGAACCTCCTAGCGGGATTCAATGGGCTGGAGGTGGGGACTTCCGCTATAGCCCTCTTCTTTTTGGGGTTGATAACCTCTGGAAATGCCCAAATTTTGGCATTGACAGGAAGTGCTGTAGCCTTTGGATTTTTGTGGTGGAATAGGTACCCCGCTAGAATCTTCCCCGGGGACACTGGAACGTTGTCCCTTGGGGCATTGATAGGACTGGTTGGCATTTTAGGTAAAGTTGAAGTATTTGCAGCGTTTTTGCTACTACCCCATTTTGTGGACTTCCTCCTCAAGTCAAAAATACGATTTAAAGGCAGACCTTTGGGAAGGACAGAGGTTTTGGAGGATGGAACTTTAAAAGCCCCGCCTTACTTAAGCTTTCTGGGTTTGCTGATGAGAATAAAGAAAGTAAAAGAGCCTCAGCTCGTTGCCATGGTTTGGGGGATAGAAACAGTCTTGGGCATTATTGTCCTTCTTCTTCATCAATTACTTTGA
- the cas6 gene encoding CRISPR-associated endoribonuclease Cas6, with product MRIEIKLKPENKNAIVPFNYNDEIHDQLLEKIFLAAPDLAEVLQTEYKDCFTFSRIMIREREIIPDKGIKVLSDDISLYVSSSLTEIIKAIAEGFISNPILKVGEATFSMADIKILREPKIRDGTLFSTLSPIVVRTAKFEDNKVKIWDLYPNNEGFQDKLRKIMLTKFSEINGRLPEDTNFHLDVIKFKPVRIKVGKTYYRGSLMVFRYYGSKEIAKFGYENGFGDKTSYGFGMVKVIDEEEGQ from the coding sequence ATGAGAATTGAAATCAAACTTAAACCTGAAAATAAGAATGCTATAGTGCCCTTTAATTACAACGATGAAATTCATGACCAGCTGCTTGAAAAGATTTTCCTTGCGGCGCCAGATTTAGCTGAGGTGCTTCAAACGGAGTATAAGGATTGCTTCACCTTTTCCAGGATAATGATTAGAGAGAGGGAGATTATTCCCGATAAAGGAATTAAAGTGCTCTCGGATGATATATCCCTCTACGTTTCATCTTCTCTCACCGAAATCATAAAGGCAATTGCAGAGGGGTTTATCTCGAATCCTATCCTAAAGGTGGGAGAAGCGACGTTCTCCATGGCCGACATAAAAATACTCCGGGAGCCAAAGATAAGGGATGGGACGCTTTTTTCAACGTTAAGTCCCATAGTTGTCAGGACAGCCAAGTTTGAAGACAATAAGGTCAAGATATGGGATCTTTATCCAAACAACGAAGGATTCCAAGACAAACTCAGGAAAATAATGCTTACAAAGTTTTCAGAGATAAATGGCAGACTCCCAGAGGATACCAACTTTCACCTTGATGTCATAAAATTCAAACCCGTGAGAATAAAGGTTGGTAAGACGTATTACAGAGGCTCTCTGATGGTTTTCCGGTATTATGGGTCGAAGGAGATAGCAAAGTTTGGATACGAAAACGGCTTTGGAGACAAAACCAGCTATGGTTTCGGGATGGTCAAAGTAATTGATGAAGAAGAAGGACAATAA
- a CDS encoding preprotein translocase subunit Sec61beta produces MAKEKTTLPPTGAGLMRFFDEDTRAIKISPKGAIAIVLIFVAIEILLNVFGHQIFG; encoded by the coding sequence ATGGCCAAGGAAAAAACAACTCTCCCTCCAACCGGTGCGGGTTTGATGAGATTCTTTGACGAAGACACAAGGGCAATAAAAATAAGCCCCAAAGGGGCAATAGCAATAGTATTGATATTTGTGGCTATTGAGATACTGCTTAATGTGTTTGGTCATCAAATATTTGGCTAG
- the engB gene encoding GTP-binding protein EngB, with protein MIIFVGRSNVGKSTLIFRLTGKYVKRGKRPGVTRKPIEIGWRGKTIVDMPGFGFMSGVPKHVQEKIKTEIVHFIEDNADKIELAVLVVDGKSALEIIERWEKRGEIPIDVEFFQFLQELNIPTIVAVNKMDKVKNLNATINRLIEKFGLNGTWEDYKDTFIPISAKFGTNLDQLRKLIEEKIKESREQRGRLSP; from the coding sequence ATGATAATCTTTGTTGGACGGTCAAATGTTGGGAAAAGCACGCTGATATTTAGGCTTACTGGAAAGTACGTTAAGAGAGGCAAGAGGCCGGGTGTAACGAGAAAACCAATAGAGATAGGATGGCGAGGGAAAACGATAGTTGACATGCCGGGTTTTGGATTTATGAGTGGAGTACCAAAACATGTTCAAGAAAAGATAAAAACTGAAATAGTGCACTTTATAGAAGACAACGCCGATAAAATTGAGCTTGCGGTTTTGGTTGTAGATGGAAAAAGTGCCCTTGAAATCATTGAGCGGTGGGAGAAAAGGGGAGAGATACCCATCGATGTCGAGTTCTTCCAGTTTCTTCAAGAACTTAACATACCAACCATAGTTGCAGTCAACAAGATGGACAAAGTGAAAAACTTAAATGCAACCATAAATCGTCTCATAGAGAAATTTGGGCTCAATGGGACGTGGGAAGATTACAAGGATACTTTTATTCCAATCTCTGCAAAATTTGGGACAAATTTAGACCAGCTTAGAAAATTGATAGAAGAAAAGATCAAAGAGTCTCGAGAACAACGTGGGCGATTGTCTCCCTAA
- a CDS encoding Lrp/AsnC family transcriptional regulator gives MNTEATLTSRQVELLKKLYKEGKTIEVHTVEKTQDEIAEELGITRQALSNHLKTLKELGYIRTGRGFIDLTDKALEFLGEKKGDVFIFVRIEPTKRKSVYDAIKKLKVKRVYRVTGDIDLIVEADKTRLDEILEEIASLDGVRETIAHVVLETL, from the coding sequence ATGAATACCGAAGCTACACTTACATCAAGACAAGTAGAATTGCTCAAAAAGCTTTACAAAGAGGGAAAAACCATAGAGGTACACACTGTTGAAAAAACTCAAGATGAGATAGCCGAGGAATTGGGAATAACAAGACAGGCTTTAAGCAATCATCTCAAGACCCTCAAGGAGCTCGGATACATAAGAACGGGTAGAGGGTTTATAGATCTCACCGACAAAGCGTTGGAGTTTCTGGGTGAAAAGAAAGGAGATGTATTCATTTTTGTCAGAATTGAACCCACAAAAAGAAAATCCGTTTACGATGCAATCAAAAAGCTCAAAGTTAAGCGCGTTTACAGGGTTACTGGAGATATAGACCTTATTGTTGAAGCAGATAAAACCAGACTTGATGAGATACTTGAAGAAATAGCCTCTCTCGATGGAGTTAGGGAGACAATCGCCCACGTTGTTCTCGAGACTCTTTGA
- a CDS encoding Clp1/GlmU family protein: MNKAKYTQEVPEDRNEVLKIIQEEKKPLKIMILGGVDSGKTTLTVFLANELLSQGFRVAIVDSDVGQKGILPPALISLGFPDSIFTTMEEIKPVKHYFVGTITPNQFFGEMVTGVKLLVNEAMKRRADIVIIDTTGLVHGSGVELKRMKIEMVKPDLVLALQRKDELEDILRPFENKTRVIRLAISENAKLHTREERRQIRKEKWKKYFENSSEYILDLRKFYISGTLMFQGKEISEEEKGLLESLFRWLIFHGRKIASRYFVVKADIGSFPRNFDKNAMNAVDLENLSNLLIGFIDKDGFCLGLGILKLINFKELKAHVLTPLNENEIKNAVEIRFGRIRVREDGEELGLLHRDAL; encoded by the coding sequence ATGAATAAGGCCAAATACACACAGGAAGTTCCAGAAGATAGAAATGAAGTCCTCAAGATCATTCAAGAAGAGAAAAAGCCCCTCAAGATTATGATATTGGGTGGGGTCGACAGTGGGAAAACAACTCTAACTGTGTTTCTAGCCAATGAACTTCTCTCTCAAGGATTTAGAGTGGCGATTGTGGACAGCGACGTTGGTCAAAAGGGCATTTTGCCTCCTGCTCTCATAAGTCTTGGGTTTCCTGACAGCATTTTCACAACAATGGAAGAAATAAAACCTGTAAAGCACTATTTTGTAGGTACAATAACACCAAATCAGTTTTTTGGAGAGATGGTAACTGGAGTTAAGCTCCTTGTGAATGAGGCTATGAAACGAAGAGCTGACATCGTTATAATAGACACTACCGGTCTAGTTCATGGTTCGGGAGTTGAGTTAAAAAGAATGAAAATAGAGATGGTTAAGCCTGATCTGGTACTTGCTTTACAGAGAAAAGACGAGCTTGAGGACATCCTCAGGCCTTTTGAAAACAAAACAAGAGTAATTCGGCTAGCGATCAGTGAAAACGCAAAGCTTCATACAAGGGAAGAAAGAAGGCAAATAAGAAAAGAAAAGTGGAAAAAGTACTTTGAAAACTCCAGTGAATACATTCTAGACCTTCGAAAGTTTTACATCAGCGGTACTTTGATGTTTCAGGGAAAAGAAATAAGTGAAGAAGAGAAAGGTCTCCTGGAGAGTCTATTTAGGTGGCTTATTTTCCATGGGAGAAAAATTGCCAGCAGGTATTTTGTTGTAAAGGCTGATATCGGGAGTTTCCCAAGAAATTTTGATAAAAATGCCATGAACGCAGTGGATCTAGAAAACTTGAGTAACCTCCTTATTGGTTTTATAGACAAAGATGGTTTTTGCCTGGGACTTGGAATTCTGAAGCTGATAAACTTCAAAGAGCTTAAAGCCCATGTGCTAACTCCTTTAAATGAAAATGAAATTAAAAACGCCGTCGAAATAAGGTTTGGGAGAATTAGAGTTCGGGAAGACGGAGAAGAACTTGGGCTTTTACACAGGGATGCCCTTTAG
- a CDS encoding geranylgeranylglycerol-phosphate geranylgeranyltransferase, whose protein sequence is MELKGFLEILRPANCVVAGLVGILGATVALGNLPSYEKSLMIFLVVFLGCSWGNIINDYFDYEIDKINRPNRPLPRGALSRKVALVYGLCLSALGLFIAYMLNLWAFFFAFGAYLLMYLYAWRLKPTPLVGNLAVATLTGATPLYGAIAVGKIGLAGYLALCAFLVNVAREIFKDVEDVEGDKAHGAKTLPIVWGVEKASKLGVLFSIATVIASFLPVKAGIGLGYLPIIVVDGIILFSSYEILKDPSPITAGKVQRKLKLAIYLAVFSFLLGSLTKEV, encoded by the coding sequence ATGGAACTCAAGGGATTCTTGGAAATTCTAAGGCCAGCTAACTGTGTTGTAGCAGGTTTAGTTGGAATTTTGGGCGCTACTGTAGCATTAGGCAATCTTCCCAGCTATGAAAAAAGCTTGATGATTTTTCTTGTGGTATTCTTAGGGTGCAGCTGGGGCAATATAATCAACGATTATTTTGATTATGAGATTGACAAAATCAATCGACCCAACAGACCACTTCCCCGAGGAGCACTCTCAAGAAAAGTCGCCCTCGTTTATGGACTATGCTTATCTGCTTTAGGACTTTTTATAGCTTATATGCTTAATCTGTGGGCATTTTTCTTTGCCTTTGGAGCATATCTACTGATGTACCTCTACGCTTGGAGACTCAAACCCACACCACTTGTTGGGAATCTAGCAGTAGCAACCCTTACTGGAGCTACTCCTCTTTACGGGGCTATTGCTGTAGGTAAAATTGGCCTTGCCGGATATCTTGCCCTCTGTGCGTTTTTAGTGAACGTCGCAAGGGAGATATTCAAGGATGTGGAGGATGTTGAAGGGGATAAAGCCCATGGAGCCAAAACCCTCCCTATCGTTTGGGGAGTTGAAAAAGCATCAAAACTTGGTGTTCTATTTAGCATTGCAACTGTAATCGCTTCATTCTTACCCGTAAAAGCCGGAATTGGTCTTGGATACCTTCCGATAATAGTTGTAGACGGGATAATTTTATTTTCATCATACGAAATTTTAAAAGACCCCTCCCCAATTACCGCTGGGAAAGTTCAACGGAAGTTAAAACTCGCCATTTATTTGGCGGTGTTCAGCTTCTTGTTAGGCTCACTGACAAAGGAGGTGTGA
- a CDS encoding OB-fold nucleic acid binding domain-containing protein, with product MKKRLPSTRVYIKDILEGFYVKGEGDFEPNYLITKDARKVYRAKIVGTVVREPIIAEDETYGKFQVDDGTGVIWVLGFRDDTKFARLVKRGDMVQLIGKIAEWRDDKQILVEGVSKVDPNMWILHRYEALKDKVEHIKKARTAFEIYNTYGITAKAKVIAKNKGISEDLLTTIDELYGIIMEQKAEEAAFEEELFEEESAEVSKELEEVKKAVLEILRSKGTAVSLKFIQRKLQDKYDPETIEDAVRALLAEGEIFEPEVGYYQILE from the coding sequence ATGAAAAAGAGATTACCTTCAACAAGGGTCTACATAAAAGACATTCTAGAGGGATTTTATGTTAAGGGCGAGGGGGATTTCGAACCAAATTACCTTATCACAAAGGATGCAAGAAAAGTATATAGGGCAAAGATAGTGGGAACAGTGGTTAGAGAGCCCATAATTGCGGAAGATGAAACTTATGGAAAGTTCCAAGTAGATGATGGAACCGGAGTAATATGGGTTCTTGGATTTAGAGACGACACTAAGTTTGCCCGCTTGGTAAAGAGAGGAGACATGGTTCAATTGATTGGAAAGATAGCCGAGTGGAGAGATGACAAACAAATACTCGTTGAGGGAGTTAGCAAAGTCGACCCTAATATGTGGATACTGCACCGATACGAGGCACTTAAAGACAAGGTTGAGCACATTAAAAAAGCCAGAACAGCGTTTGAGATATACAACACCTATGGAATTACCGCAAAGGCCAAGGTTATCGCAAAGAACAAGGGAATAAGTGAAGATTTGCTCACTACAATAGATGAGCTTTACGGCATAATAATGGAGCAAAAAGCCGAAGAGGCTGCTTTTGAGGAGGAATTGTTTGAGGAGGAATCTGCAGAAGTTAGTAAGGAACTTGAAGAGGTCAAGAAGGCTGTGTTGGAGATACTTAGGTCAAAGGGAACTGCAGTTTCATTGAAGTTCATCCAGAGAAAACTTCAAGATAAATACGATCCAGAGACAATTGAGGATGCAGTTAGAGCTCTCCTTGCAGAAGGAGAAATTTTTGAGCCTGAAGTCGGCTATTATCAAATACTCGAGTAG
- a CDS encoding OB-fold nucleic acid binding domain-containing protein, which produces MTVITKEEIVDRIRKKTGMSLKEIEHKIKEIAQTNEISEHAAALLLAEQLGVETEEEEPALIHIADLVPGMRNINVVGRVLRKYPVREYTKKDGSTGRVAALLIYDNTGRARVVLWDSEIAKYYNEIQPGTVVKIINADVRESLRGLPELHVNFRSRVIINPEDPRVKEIPPIEEVRSYNYTRKNIGDLMGGEKFVEVRGTIAKLYRVIAYDACPQCRKKVDYDPATETWVCIEHGEVKPIKATILDFGLDDSTGYIRVTLFGDDVVEILGAEPEDISEKLKELVNTGLTMREAGRKLAEEEFYHVLGKEIIVRGNVVEDRFLGLILKASSWDEVEYEKEIERVRRELLKEVE; this is translated from the coding sequence ATGACGGTTATAACGAAAGAGGAGATTGTGGATAGGATAAGGAAAAAAACGGGTATGAGCCTAAAGGAAATAGAGCATAAAATCAAGGAGATAGCTCAGACTAATGAAATCTCTGAACACGCAGCCGCACTTCTTTTGGCAGAACAGCTTGGAGTAGAAACCGAGGAGGAAGAGCCTGCTCTGATCCATATTGCCGATTTAGTTCCTGGAATGAGGAACATAAACGTAGTTGGTAGAGTTTTGCGCAAGTATCCTGTTAGAGAATACACTAAGAAGGATGGCTCAACAGGAAGGGTTGCTGCTCTTTTAATCTACGACAACACTGGAAGGGCAAGGGTTGTTTTGTGGGATTCCGAGATCGCAAAGTATTATAATGAGATTCAGCCCGGTACAGTTGTCAAAATTATAAACGCGGATGTGAGAGAAAGTCTTAGAGGTCTTCCGGAGCTTCATGTTAACTTCAGGAGCAGAGTTATAATAAATCCCGAAGATCCAAGGGTTAAGGAAATCCCACCAATTGAGGAGGTTAGGAGCTACAACTACACGAGAAAAAACATAGGGGACTTGATGGGTGGAGAAAAGTTCGTCGAAGTTAGGGGTACAATAGCGAAGCTTTACAGGGTTATAGCCTACGATGCATGTCCTCAATGTAGGAAAAAGGTTGATTACGATCCGGCAACGGAGACATGGGTGTGTATAGAGCACGGTGAGGTTAAACCTATAAAAGCCACTATACTGGACTTTGGTCTCGATGACTCAACAGGCTACATAAGGGTTACCCTCTTTGGGGACGATGTAGTGGAGATTCTTGGGGCTGAGCCGGAGGATATTAGCGAGAAGCTTAAAGAGCTTGTAAACACTGGCCTAACTATGAGGGAAGCCGGAAGAAAGCTTGCAGAAGAAGAGTTCTACCATGTTCTCGGAAAAGAGATAATCGTCAGGGGGAACGTCGTTGAGGACAGATTCTTGGGGCTTATATTGAAAGCATCTTCATGGGATGAGGTTGAGTACGAAAAAGAAATTGAAAGAGTCAGGAGAGAGCTCTTGAAGGAGGTAGAGTGA
- the scpB gene encoding SMC-Scp complex subunit ScpB, translating into MGLIEDKALVEAALFVAGRPLSLKELSKALGIKSLDYLEKLIELIAAEYAERKSAIEVVRVLGDKYVMQVKQEYSQRVIHLMPRPDLRTGELKTLALIAYLQPIEQSKLVKLRGSQAYEHIKRLLEMGLIYAEPYERTKILGTTQKFAELYGFPENDPLIIKEAFKKVVHAEYSDLIAKIEKQQEEKNVE; encoded by the coding sequence ATGGGATTAATAGAGGATAAGGCCTTGGTGGAGGCTGCCCTGTTTGTTGCGGGACGACCTTTAAGCCTTAAAGAGCTATCCAAAGCCCTTGGAATTAAATCTCTCGACTATCTCGAAAAGCTTATTGAACTTATAGCGGCTGAATATGCCGAGAGGAAAAGTGCCATAGAAGTTGTAAGGGTTCTCGGTGATAAATATGTGATGCAGGTTAAACAAGAATACTCCCAAAGGGTTATTCATCTCATGCCAAGGCCGGATCTAAGAACTGGAGAGCTCAAAACTCTCGCTTTAATAGCTTATCTACAGCCAATAGAGCAGAGCAAACTGGTAAAGCTCAGGGGGAGCCAAGCTTATGAACACATAAAACGCCTGTTGGAAATGGGTCTTATCTATGCAGAGCCTTATGAGAGGACTAAAATCCTTGGAACAACCCAGAAGTTTGCAGAGCTTTACGGATTCCCAGAAAACGACCCTTTGATAATAAAGGAAGCCTTCAAAAAGGTTGTTCATGCTGAATATTCCGACTTAATAGCAAAAATAGAGAAGCAACAAGAAGAGAAAAACGTGGAGTAG
- a CDS encoding antibiotic biosynthesis monooxygenase, which translates to MAIMRLWHGRVPREKGDAYERFLIERAVPDYSSVEGLLKLYFTRRDEENETHFLLVTIWDSWESIKKFAGENPELAKYYPEDDEFLLEKEKYVQHYEIFYER; encoded by the coding sequence ATGGCTATTATGAGGCTGTGGCACGGGCGCGTGCCGAGAGAGAAGGGAGACGCCTACGAGCGCTTTTTGATAGAGCGGGCGGTTCCTGACTACAGTTCCGTCGAGGGGCTTTTGAAGCTCTACTTCACGAGGAGGGACGAGGAGAACGAAACCCACTTCCTGCTCGTGACGATATGGGATTCATGGGAGTCCATCAAGAAGTTCGCGGGCGAAAACCCTGAACTGGCCAAATACTACCCGGAGGACGACGAGTTCCTGCTTGAGAAGGAGAAGTACGTCCAGCACTACGAGATATTCTATGAAAGGTAA